The following coding sequences are from one Streptomyces sp. NBC_01485 window:
- a CDS encoding SapB/AmfS family lanthipeptide, which yields MALLDLQTMESDEHTGGGGGNSTVSLLSCISAASVLLCL from the coding sequence ATGGCCCTGCTCGACCTGCAGACGATGGAATCCGACGAGCACACCGGGGGCGGCGGCGGCAACAGCACCGTCAGCCTGCTCTCCTGCATCAGCGCGGCGAGCGTTCTGCTCTGTCTCTGA
- the lanKC gene encoding class III lanthionine synthetase LanKC, whose product MDKRYEVYALADAHFYETPDRMGTGGSAPLFDTARRPVPEGWESARTGDWLTLTPLAADGSPAPGPAQGWKIHASATRANADRIAAIVWDYCVAHRVPFKFVPGPHLLHLRNTKYAGRDTSGKFVTVYPSDDEHLHTVLRELGALLEGFEGPYILTDLRWSDGPLYVRHGAFARRYVVDDRGSLVPAVQDGTGTLVPDRRAPSFQVPEWVTLPPFLEPHLTARNTTTVGELPYRIEKALHFSNGGGVYAGTDTRDGREVVLKEGRPHAGLASDGADAIARLEREKRALEAVAGTGVVPEVRDWFMLGDHRFLVMDFVAGRPLNSFFAERHPLLRADPDPGAVAAYTAWAVRVHRAVERAVEKVHACGIVFNDLHVFNIMVAPDEESVYLIDFEAAAPAEENGRQVVAHPGFFAPPDRRGIDVDRYALACLRLALFLPVTTLFVVDRGKAAHLAEVIGQQFPDVPREFLDEAVAEITRDAAGSAPVRAPRVPSAPAFRVEPGDWPHSRDSMVKAILASASPERDDRLFPGDVAQFSDGGGLGLAHGAAGVLYALAATGAERYDEGERWLLDHTAPAPTGTPLGLYDGLAGVAHVLDLLGHRQRALDLVDGILRERWQHLSSDLHGGLAGLGLVLGELARRTGEPELRERAAEAADIVVRRLAEPVPDAPRRRAGLLRGASGPALFLLRQYEQSGDRRLLEAAGVALRRDLAACVEREGGSVEVDEGWRTLPYLGDGSVGVGAVLDDHLAQVPDPGGEFERARAGILTAATSRFYAQPGLFQGRAGMILHLARTTAPGATRARLAEQIAALGWFAMPYQGQLAFPGHQMMRLSMDLGTGTAGCLLALAAALDPDGTGATAHLPFLPPPHVRPS is encoded by the coding sequence ACGCGCTGGCGGACGCGCACTTCTACGAGACGCCCGACCGGATGGGCACGGGCGGGAGCGCGCCGCTGTTCGACACGGCGCGCCGGCCGGTCCCCGAGGGCTGGGAGTCGGCGCGGACCGGTGACTGGCTGACGCTGACGCCGCTCGCCGCGGACGGGTCCCCGGCGCCGGGTCCGGCCCAGGGCTGGAAGATCCACGCCTCTGCCACCCGGGCGAACGCGGACCGGATCGCGGCGATCGTGTGGGACTACTGCGTCGCGCACCGCGTCCCGTTCAAGTTCGTGCCGGGCCCGCACCTGCTGCACCTGCGCAACACCAAGTACGCGGGCCGCGACACCAGCGGCAAGTTCGTCACCGTCTACCCGTCCGACGACGAGCACCTGCACACGGTGCTGCGCGAACTGGGCGCCCTGCTGGAGGGCTTCGAGGGGCCCTACATCCTCACCGACCTGCGCTGGTCCGACGGCCCGCTCTACGTCCGCCACGGCGCGTTCGCGCGCCGGTACGTCGTCGACGACCGCGGCTCCCTCGTGCCGGCGGTGCAGGACGGCACGGGCACCCTGGTGCCGGACCGGCGGGCGCCCTCCTTCCAGGTCCCGGAGTGGGTGACGCTGCCCCCGTTCCTGGAGCCGCACCTCACGGCCCGCAACACGACGACCGTGGGCGAGCTGCCGTACCGCATCGAGAAGGCGCTGCACTTCTCCAACGGCGGCGGGGTGTACGCGGGCACCGACACCCGGGACGGGCGCGAGGTGGTCCTCAAGGAGGGGCGGCCGCACGCGGGGCTGGCCTCCGACGGGGCGGACGCGATCGCCCGGCTGGAGCGGGAGAAGCGGGCGCTGGAGGCGGTGGCGGGGACCGGGGTGGTGCCCGAGGTGCGCGACTGGTTCATGCTCGGCGACCACCGCTTCCTCGTCATGGACTTCGTGGCGGGACGCCCGCTCAACTCGTTCTTCGCCGAACGGCACCCGCTGCTCCGCGCCGACCCCGACCCGGGGGCCGTCGCCGCGTACACGGCGTGGGCGGTGCGCGTCCACCGGGCGGTGGAGCGGGCGGTGGAGAAGGTGCACGCGTGCGGGATCGTCTTCAACGACCTGCATGTCTTCAACATCATGGTCGCGCCCGACGAGGAGTCGGTGTACCTGATCGACTTCGAGGCGGCGGCCCCGGCCGAGGAGAACGGCCGCCAGGTCGTCGCGCACCCCGGTTTCTTCGCGCCGCCCGACCGCCGGGGCATCGACGTCGACCGCTACGCGCTGGCGTGCTTACGGCTGGCCCTGTTCCTGCCCGTGACCACCCTGTTCGTGGTCGACCGGGGCAAGGCGGCCCATCTGGCCGAGGTGATCGGGCAGCAGTTCCCGGACGTGCCGCGGGAGTTCCTGGACGAGGCGGTCGCGGAGATCACCCGCGACGCCGCCGGCAGCGCGCCGGTGCGGGCTCCGCGCGTCCCGTCGGCGCCCGCCTTCCGGGTGGAGCCCGGGGACTGGCCGCACAGCCGGGACTCGATGGTCAAGGCGATCCTCGCGTCGGCGAGCCCCGAGCGCGACGACCGGCTCTTCCCCGGGGACGTCGCCCAGTTCTCCGACGGCGGCGGCCTCGGCCTGGCGCACGGCGCGGCCGGCGTGCTGTACGCGCTGGCGGCGACCGGCGCCGAGCGCTACGACGAGGGCGAGCGCTGGCTCCTCGACCACACCGCCCCGGCCCCGACGGGCACCCCGCTCGGACTGTACGACGGCCTCGCGGGCGTCGCCCACGTCCTGGACCTGCTGGGGCACCGGCAGCGGGCGCTGGACCTGGTCGACGGCATCCTGCGCGAGCGATGGCAGCACCTCTCCTCCGACCTGCACGGGGGCCTGGCCGGACTGGGGCTCGTCCTCGGCGAACTGGCGCGCAGGACCGGCGAGCCGGAGCTGCGCGAGCGGGCCGCCGAGGCCGCCGACATCGTCGTACGCCGGCTCGCCGAACCGGTGCCGGACGCGCCCCGGCGGCGGGCCGGGCTGCTGCGGGGTGCGAGCGGGCCCGCGCTGTTCCTGCTCAGGCAGTACGAACAGAGCGGCGACCGGCGGCTGTTGGAGGCGGCGGGGGTCGCGCTGCGCCGGGACCTGGCGGCCTGCGTGGAGCGCGAGGGGGGTTCGGTGGAGGTCGACGAGGGGTGGCGGACCCTGCCGTATCTCGGCGACGGGAGCGTGGGGGTCGGGGCGGTGCTCGACGACCACCTGGCCCAAGTCCCGGACCCCGGAGGGGAGTTCGAGCGGGCCAGGGCCGGCATCCTGACCGCCGCCACCTCCCGCTTCTACGCGCAGCCCGGCCTCTTCCAGGGCCGCGCCGGGATGATCCTGCACCTCGCCCGCACCACCGCACCGGGCGCGACACGGGCCCGGCTCGCCGAACAGATCGCCGCTCTGGGCTGGTTCGCTATGCCCTATCAGGGCCAACTCGCCTTCCCCGGGCACCAGATGATGCGGCTGTCCATGGACCTCGGCACCGGCACGGCGGGCTGTCTGCTCGCCCTCGCCGCCGCCCTCGACCCGGACGGCACGGGCGCCACCGCGCACCTGCCGTTCCTCCCGCCGCCGCACGTGCGGCCCTCATGA